The following coding sequences lie in one Caproicibacterium argilliputei genomic window:
- a CDS encoding pyridoxal phosphate-dependent aminotransferase has product MGRFMSRYFRDKEGYHLGEAPKDRTYIKINANESPYPPSPAVLEVLTEKLLTTQNLYADPKSTELTQAVADYYHIRQEQVFADSGSDVILAYCLLAFGSGRGGFCFPDVTYNFYKTFSTFFGLQAQEIPLKEDFSICVDDYCNCGCNVLLANPNAPTGLKISLADVERIAAANPNHLVIIDEAYVDYGNESCVPLLDRCHNLLVIQTLSKSRSLAGARIGFAISCAENIEDLFQMKAAFNPDSINSISQALGCAAMRDTAYMHQCVGKIIRTREKVRTALLQRGFHVLESHTNFLFFEPVGLSAQALYLALKQEGVLVRYYDQPRICTYIRMSIGTEEQMRTVLAKIDKVLLHCCKPRAAIVSPYASCQTRIEAN; this is encoded by the coding sequence ATGGGGAGATTTATGAGCAGATACTTTCGGGATAAAGAGGGCTACCACCTCGGAGAGGCCCCTAAGGACAGAACCTATATTAAAATCAATGCAAATGAATCGCCCTACCCGCCCTCCCCAGCCGTATTGGAGGTTCTTACAGAGAAGCTGCTGACCACGCAGAACCTTTATGCGGACCCCAAAAGCACAGAATTGACACAGGCAGTCGCTGATTACTACCATATCCGACAGGAGCAGGTTTTTGCAGACAGTGGTTCCGATGTGATTCTGGCGTACTGCCTGCTTGCGTTTGGAAGCGGTCGGGGCGGATTTTGCTTTCCGGATGTCACCTACAATTTTTACAAAACCTTTTCCACCTTTTTTGGCTTACAGGCTCAGGAAATCCCACTGAAAGAGGATTTCAGTATCTGTGTTGACGACTACTGTAACTGCGGGTGCAACGTCCTGCTGGCAAACCCCAATGCTCCCACCGGGCTGAAGATCAGCCTGGCAGACGTGGAGCGTATTGCAGCTGCAAATCCGAACCATCTGGTCATTATCGATGAAGCCTATGTGGACTACGGCAACGAAAGCTGTGTACCCCTCCTTGACCGGTGCCACAACCTGCTGGTGATTCAAACCCTGTCGAAGTCCCGCAGCCTTGCCGGTGCGCGCATTGGCTTTGCAATCTCTTGCGCGGAGAATATCGAGGACCTTTTCCAGATGAAAGCCGCTTTTAATCCGGATAGCATCAACAGTATTTCGCAGGCACTCGGATGTGCCGCCATGCGGGATACGGCATATATGCACCAATGTGTTGGAAAAATCATCCGCACGCGTGAAAAGGTGCGCACGGCACTTTTGCAGCGCGGATTCCATGTGCTGGAGTCCCACACAAACTTCCTGTTCTTCGAACCGGTGGGATTGTCGGCGCAGGCGCTGTATCTGGCGCTCAAGCAGGAGGGCGTTCTGGTACGTTACTACGACCAGCCGCGCATTTGTACCTATATCCGTATGTCCATTGGAACCGAGGAGCAAATGCGCACTGTGCTTGCAAAGATTGACAAAGTCCTGCTCCACTGCTGCAAACCGCGGGCAGCCATCGTTTCTCCTTATGCTTCCTGCCAAACAAGAATTGAGGCGAATTGA
- a CDS encoding FAD-dependent oxidoreductase has product MKRYDCIIVGAGPAGLCAAAEAAKHGMSVAVFDENAKPGGQLFKQIHKFFGSKKHKAKIRGYKIGEQLLAEIASNVDVQLNAPVIGIYPGKEVVVRREAEICHYKADSILVATGASENMVPFDGWTLPGVIGAGAAQTMMNLHGVKPGEKVLMLGSGNVGLVVSFQLLQAGCDVKAIVDAAPCIGGYGVHAAKVARCGVPFYLSHTITKAEGTDCVTGVVVNRVDDHFRPILGTEQHFEVDTVCVAVGLSPMSQLLRMAGCEMTDDPKCGGLVPVCGVYGETSVPGIFAAGDVSGIEEASSAMIEGRMAGICAAAFLGFCSEAEKQAALQSFGKDLSELRQGMFAPKNRGRHLSTTEEGIAVSNTLLTQGHLTREEAERFPGVVHETGLHPVIECTQNIPCNPCQDACPVHCIQIGSSITALPQVDPSAQCIGCGMCVASCSGQAIFLLNETYEPGFATVTLPYEFLPLPQKGSRGKALDRAGSPVCDAEVVDVKTSPAFDHTALLTIKVPKEKRMDARFYKEVFES; this is encoded by the coding sequence ATGAAGCGGTATGATTGCATCATTGTCGGTGCAGGCCCGGCGGGGCTTTGTGCCGCCGCAGAAGCGGCTAAACACGGAATGTCCGTCGCCGTGTTTGATGAAAACGCAAAGCCCGGCGGTCAGCTCTTCAAACAGATTCATAAATTTTTCGGCTCTAAAAAGCACAAGGCAAAAATCCGTGGGTACAAAATCGGTGAGCAGCTGCTTGCCGAGATTGCTTCCAATGTCGATGTGCAGCTGAACGCTCCGGTCATCGGCATCTATCCCGGCAAAGAGGTGGTGGTGCGCCGCGAGGCGGAAATCTGCCATTACAAGGCAGACAGCATTCTTGTGGCAACCGGCGCCTCCGAAAACATGGTACCGTTTGACGGCTGGACGCTGCCGGGTGTCATCGGCGCCGGCGCGGCGCAGACCATGATGAATCTGCACGGCGTGAAGCCCGGCGAAAAAGTGCTGATGCTCGGCAGCGGCAACGTTGGTCTGGTGGTTAGCTTTCAGCTGCTGCAGGCCGGCTGTGACGTCAAGGCAATTGTGGACGCCGCACCGTGTATCGGCGGTTACGGTGTCCACGCCGCAAAAGTGGCGCGCTGCGGGGTTCCGTTTTACCTTTCCCACACGATTACAAAGGCAGAGGGTACCGACTGTGTGACCGGTGTGGTGGTCAATCGCGTGGACGACCACTTCCGGCCGATTCTCGGTACGGAGCAGCACTTTGAGGTTGACACTGTCTGTGTTGCCGTCGGCCTTTCTCCTATGTCGCAGCTGCTGAGGATGGCGGGCTGTGAGATGACAGATGACCCAAAGTGCGGCGGTCTGGTGCCGGTATGCGGTGTGTATGGAGAAACCTCTGTACCGGGTATTTTTGCCGCAGGGGATGTTTCTGGCATTGAGGAGGCAAGTTCCGCGATGATTGAGGGCCGCATGGCGGGAATCTGTGCGGCGGCGTTCCTCGGCTTCTGTTCGGAAGCGGAAAAGCAGGCAGCACTGCAGTCCTTCGGCAAAGACCTCAGCGAATTGCGGCAGGGAATGTTTGCTCCCAAAAATCGCGGCAGACACTTGTCAACAACAGAAGAGGGCATTGCTGTTTCCAATACCCTGCTGACGCAGGGACACCTTACCCGGGAGGAAGCGGAGCGCTTTCCAGGAGTCGTTCATGAAACCGGGCTTCATCCGGTTATCGAGTGTACGCAAAATATTCCGTGTAACCCCTGCCAGGATGCTTGCCCTGTGCACTGCATTCAAATCGGCAGCAGCATTACCGCGCTGCCGCAGGTAGATCCAAGCGCACAGTGTATCGGCTGCGGTATGTGTGTTGCCAGCTGTTCCGGTCAAGCAATTTTTCTGCTGAACGAAACATACGAGCCGGGGTTTGCCACCGTGACGCTGCCCTATGAATTTCTGCCACTTCCCCAAAAGGGAAGCCGGGGCAAGGCGCTTGACCGCGCCGGGAGTCCTGTCTGCGATGCGGAAGTGGTTGACGTAAAAACTTCCCCTGCATTTGACCATACCGCGCTGCTCACCATAAAAGTCCCGAAAGAAAAGCGCATGGACGCGCGCTTTTATAAGGAGGTGTTCGAATCATGA
- the asrB gene encoding anaerobic sulfite reductase subunit AsrB, which translates to MDNPVRPQAAKILDIFKQTATEWTFRVACDVPVRHGQFMQLSIPKVGEAPISVSGFGNGYVEFTIRSVGKVTDELFRMQKGDTMFLRGCYGNGWPVEELKGKNLVIIAGGTGVSPVKSLINQMCDEPGFAKEVYLILGFKNSNSILFKEDLARWKAAEHFHPLYTLDNEDYPGWHKGLVTTLVDEVPLKSFGDNYACIVVGPPVMMKFAGAELRMHGVPEEKIWMSFERKMSCAIGKCGHCRIDETYVCLDGPVFNYTVGKKLVD; encoded by the coding sequence ATTGACAATCCGGTGCGGCCGCAGGCTGCAAAAATTTTGGATATTTTTAAGCAGACAGCCACAGAGTGGACTTTCCGCGTTGCGTGCGATGTCCCGGTGCGCCACGGGCAGTTTATGCAGCTGTCCATTCCCAAAGTGGGCGAAGCGCCCATCTCGGTCAGTGGCTTCGGAAATGGTTACGTTGAGTTTACGATTCGCAGCGTTGGTAAGGTAACGGACGAACTGTTTCGGATGCAAAAGGGCGACACGATGTTTTTGCGCGGTTGTTACGGCAACGGCTGGCCTGTGGAAGAGTTGAAAGGCAAAAATCTGGTTATCATCGCCGGCGGCACCGGTGTTTCTCCGGTGAAAAGCCTGATTAACCAAATGTGCGACGAACCAGGCTTTGCAAAAGAAGTGTATCTGATCTTGGGCTTTAAGAACTCTAACAGTATTCTTTTTAAAGAGGACTTGGCACGTTGGAAAGCCGCGGAGCATTTTCATCCGCTTTATACGCTGGACAATGAGGACTATCCGGGCTGGCACAAGGGTTTGGTAACGACCCTGGTAGATGAAGTTCCGCTCAAGTCCTTTGGAGACAATTACGCGTGTATTGTTGTGGGGCCGCCGGTCATGATGAAATTTGCCGGTGCGGAATTGCGGATGCACGGCGTTCCGGAAGAAAAAATCTGGATGTCCTTTGAACGAAAAATGTCCTGCGCCATCGGCAAATGTGGGCATTGCCGTATTGATGAAACCTATGTATGTTTGGACGGCCCGGTGTTTAACTACACCGTTGGCAAGAAACTTGTGGACTAG
- a CDS encoding NAD(P)/FAD-dependent oxidoreductase, whose protein sequence is MSSTADVLIIGSGIVGSAAAYYLAKKGKSVTVLEAADAVGNGGSSRNGGGVRQSGRDPRELPLVMWGIQNLWPALAQELDTNVEYVQKGNLRLGKTEAHLKTLQKLTDQAVACGLDVRMIDGDEVRAINPYLSQEVIGASWCPTDGHANPLTTTLGYYKKARALGARFITGEPVRSLQKRRGRICAAVTPSGIYEAEQILVAAGCETRELTLPLGVDVPMRKKKSECLVTEAEPPLFAQMLGTAEADFYGHQTAHGSFVFGGSTGLEPFGLTDEAFPASTSLSAPCTCRGIMKYFPALADAKIVRTWAGWTDASADGIPVLDEADGVPGLYLACGFSGHGFGIGPAAAYSLAERMTGGTPPVDLSPFRCTRFRAKI, encoded by the coding sequence ATGAGCAGCACAGCGGATGTACTCATCATCGGCAGTGGCATTGTGGGCAGTGCAGCTGCTTACTACCTTGCAAAAAAGGGAAAGTCCGTTACGGTACTGGAGGCTGCAGACGCTGTTGGAAATGGCGGTTCCTCCCGCAACGGCGGCGGGGTGCGGCAGTCCGGCAGGGACCCGCGCGAGCTGCCCCTTGTCATGTGGGGCATTCAAAACCTCTGGCCTGCCCTTGCACAGGAGCTTGACACCAATGTTGAATATGTGCAGAAGGGCAACCTGCGTCTTGGCAAAACCGAAGCACACTTGAAAACACTGCAGAAGTTGACAGACCAAGCCGTGGCGTGCGGCTTGGATGTACGCATGATTGACGGCGACGAGGTGCGTGCCATCAATCCATATCTTTCGCAAGAGGTCATCGGTGCAAGCTGGTGCCCCACAGACGGGCACGCCAACCCTCTCACCACCACACTGGGATACTACAAAAAAGCACGCGCGTTGGGCGCACGCTTCATCACCGGCGAACCGGTGCGCAGTCTGCAAAAGCGCAGAGGCAGAATTTGCGCAGCCGTTACGCCAAGCGGCATCTACGAAGCGGAGCAGATTCTTGTGGCAGCCGGCTGTGAAACGCGGGAACTGACGCTGCCGCTCGGTGTGGATGTACCCATGCGAAAGAAAAAATCCGAGTGTTTGGTCACCGAGGCGGAGCCGCCCCTGTTCGCACAGATGCTCGGCACCGCCGAAGCGGACTTTTACGGTCACCAAACCGCACACGGTTCCTTTGTTTTCGGCGGTTCCACCGGTCTGGAGCCGTTTGGGTTGACAGACGAAGCGTTCCCCGCTTCCACCAGCCTTTCCGCTCCCTGCACCTGCCGCGGCATTATGAAGTATTTCCCTGCGCTTGCGGATGCAAAGATTGTGCGGACCTGGGCCGGCTGGACGGATGCTTCCGCCGATGGTATTCCGGTGCTTGATGAAGCGGACGGTGTGCCGGGGTTGTACCTTGCCTGTGGTTTTTCCGGTCATGGCTTCGGAATCGGTCCCGCTGCGGCATACAGTCTTGCTGAAAGAATGACCGGCGGTACACCCCCGGTGGACTTATCCCCCTTTCGCTGTACGCGCTTTCGAGCAAAGATTTAA
- a CDS encoding (2Fe-2S)-binding protein, whose amino-acid sequence MRKANDRCADIGPFLPAADDDCIICRCEEVTKGEIRKAVHDGMYTLAEVRRYLRCGMGLCQGQTCGRLVKGIIARELGIKPAALAAATSRAPMRPTEMKILGSESGGEK is encoded by the coding sequence ATGAGAAAGGCAAATGACCGGTGCGCCGATATCGGGCCTTTTCTTCCCGCTGCGGATGATGACTGTATTATCTGCCGCTGCGAGGAAGTCACCAAAGGAGAAATCCGCAAAGCGGTGCATGATGGGATGTACACGCTTGCCGAAGTGCGGCGTTACCTGCGCTGTGGCATGGGGCTTTGCCAAGGGCAGACCTGCGGCAGACTGGTAAAGGGCATCATCGCTCGCGAGCTGGGCATAAAACCCGCTGCCCTTGCGGCAGCTACCAGCCGCGCGCCCATGCGCCCAACGGAAATGAAAATTTTGGGCAGCGAGAGCGGAGGTGAAAAATGA
- the asrA gene encoding anaerobic sulfite reductase subunit AsrA: MGLTQKKTYRLAPEACDALFAALEETYDLYAPVRVPAGGRYALTDSVIYRQIHRFSEIEFRERSTYPMKEALTPISQTLFYFTEDNFQESKPPRKPKLIFGRACDLNAVKIQDDIYLHNGPVDLFYQRVREEARFALMECTTQFDGCFCCSVGANETDLHSLAFSFREDGAFVQVCDPAFAPYFKDAESSDYTIRFPQENKLKVDYPVIDSLDLVNQLKEHPMWKEFDQRCIGCGSCTVACSTCTCFETTDIAYTQNPHVGERRRTCSSCMVDGFDQVAGGACFRKKTSEKYRYKILHKVYGYDARFHTGPMCVGCGRCSARCPELISYPATLQKLSEAIAELKQKGETSHD; encoded by the coding sequence ATGGGATTGACTCAGAAAAAGACATACCGGTTGGCGCCGGAGGCCTGTGATGCGCTGTTTGCGGCATTAGAGGAAACATATGACCTTTACGCGCCGGTACGGGTGCCGGCCGGCGGCCGCTATGCACTAACAGACTCCGTGATTTACCGACAGATTCATCGCTTTTCGGAGATCGAATTTCGGGAGCGCTCCACGTACCCGATGAAAGAGGCGCTCACACCAATTTCACAGACGCTGTTTTACTTTACAGAGGACAATTTCCAAGAAAGTAAACCACCGCGGAAGCCTAAGCTGATTTTTGGGCGTGCCTGTGACTTGAATGCAGTTAAGATTCAAGACGACATCTATCTGCACAACGGCCCAGTGGATCTTTTTTACCAGCGTGTACGTGAAGAGGCTCGTTTTGCACTGATGGAGTGTACCACCCAGTTTGATGGTTGTTTCTGCTGCAGCGTGGGTGCAAACGAAACCGACCTGCATTCTCTGGCTTTTTCTTTCCGCGAAGACGGTGCCTTTGTTCAAGTTTGCGACCCGGCGTTTGCGCCATATTTTAAGGATGCCGAGTCTTCGGATTACACCATTCGCTTTCCGCAGGAAAACAAGCTGAAGGTAGACTATCCGGTTATTGACAGTCTGGATCTTGTCAATCAGCTTAAAGAGCATCCCATGTGGAAAGAGTTTGACCAGCGCTGTATTGGATGCGGTTCCTGCACAGTGGCGTGCAGCACCTGCACCTGCTTTGAAACCACAGATATTGCTTACACACAGAATCCGCATGTCGGTGAGCGCCGCCGCACCTGCTCCTCTTGCATGGTTGACGGTTTCGACCAGGTGGCGGGGGGCGCCTGCTTCCGCAAAAAGACTTCTGAAAAGTATCGCTACAAAATTCTGCACAAGGTTTACGGATATGATGCTCGGTTTCACACAGGCCCCATGTGTGTGGGCTGCGGGCGCTGCTCTGCACGCTGTCCGGAGCTGATCAGCTATCCGGCCACGCTGCAGAAGCTTTCGGAAGCTATCGCAGAACTGAAGCAGAAAGGAGAGACTTCGCATGATTGA
- a CDS encoding (2Fe-2S)-binding protein: protein MKRITEHPILGTIAKGRAVTFTLDGKTLTGCEGEPIAAALKANGIMIHRYTAKLHKPRGIFCAIGRCTDCVMVVDGKPNIRTCVTPLKEGMQVQTQDGTQAKGKVTQK from the coding sequence ATGAAGCGCATTACGGAACATCCGATTCTGGGCACGATTGCAAAGGGGCGTGCGGTCACTTTTACACTGGATGGAAAAACATTGACCGGCTGCGAGGGGGAGCCCATTGCGGCGGCGCTGAAGGCGAACGGTATCATGATTCACCGTTACACAGCTAAACTGCACAAGCCGCGCGGCATCTTCTGCGCCATCGGCCGCTGCACAGACTGTGTCATGGTCGTGGACGGCAAACCGAATATTCGTACCTGTGTCACTCCGCTCAAAGAGGGGATGCAAGTACAAACACAGGATGGCACGCAGGCGAAGGGCAAGGTGACACAGAAATGA
- a CDS encoding amino acid ABC transporter permease: protein MTSPQTFTDWMLFLWQKYSSFFLQGCVTTLVLALVGTFFGCVIGLLVGILRTASKPEPDANFIKRFLYKLLQFLLLAYIEIFRGTPMMVQAMVVFYGSMQLFAINMSPLAAGFLVVSINTGAYMAETVRGGIDSIDKGQVEAAKAIGMTHWQTMVSVIMPQTIRNILPQIGNNLIINIKDTSVLNVISVTELYFNGKSAAGIYYRYFETYMIISVLYFIMTFACARLLRWLEHKIDGTGFYKLADPLTDPTGVLPEKKKIKGGMRIWMR from the coding sequence ATGACATCACCACAGACTTTCACAGACTGGATGCTGTTCCTTTGGCAGAAATACTCCAGCTTTTTTCTGCAGGGCTGTGTCACAACGCTGGTGCTGGCGCTGGTTGGCACGTTTTTCGGCTGTGTCATCGGCCTTCTGGTCGGTATTCTGCGCACTGCCTCCAAACCGGAGCCGGATGCAAACTTCATCAAAAGATTTCTGTATAAGCTGCTGCAATTCTTGCTGCTCGCCTACATAGAAATTTTTCGCGGCACCCCGATGATGGTGCAGGCAATGGTTGTTTTTTACGGTTCCATGCAGCTTTTCGCCATCAATATGTCTCCGCTTGCCGCCGGCTTTCTGGTGGTTTCCATCAACACCGGCGCTTACATGGCGGAAACGGTGCGCGGCGGCATTGATTCCATCGACAAAGGTCAGGTGGAGGCTGCCAAAGCGATTGGTATGACACACTGGCAGACCATGGTCAGCGTCATCATGCCGCAGACAATCCGCAATATTCTGCCGCAGATTGGCAACAACCTGATTATCAATATCAAGGATACGTCCGTGCTGAATGTCATTTCCGTCACGGAGCTGTACTTTAATGGCAAGTCTGCCGCCGGCATTTACTACCGCTATTTCGAAACCTACATGATTATCAGTGTCCTCTATTTCATCATGACCTTTGCCTGTGCCCGCCTGCTGCGTTGGCTGGAACACAAAATTGACGGCACCGGATTTTACAAGCTGGCAGACCCCCTGACAGATCCGACCGGTGTACTGCCTGAAAAGAAAAAAATCAAAGGAGGGATGCGCATATGGATGCGGTAA
- a CDS encoding tyramine oxidase subunit B produces MDTSIDFLYLSEEDMRKAGVQDMKGCIDTMQEVFSLMNKGDYRMGGPSGNDHGIKMSFPKASTIPDMPLDAPDRRFFAMPAYLGGKFHMCGIKCYGSNPQNRMRGLPRSILMLTLMDPETGAPRAYMSANVLSAMRTGAVPGLGARLLSVKNPKVVSIIGPGVMGKTAMDAFLTEQPSLDTVKVKGRSQTGIDSFLTYCKQHFPGIRNYRVCNSYEEVCRDADILCFGTTNAAKFEDNPYIKGEWLKPGALLISTSALLLDGDFLADSAKCRLVTDNFKMYAGWGAGKPYPTQRTVSTLLGMLFYDLVTAGQVKESEITDIGALINGRAEGRTSAEQIVVYAVGGMPTEDVGWGCRCLERAKASGIGRRLSLWENPALA; encoded by the coding sequence ATGGATACGTCTATTGATTTTCTGTACTTGAGCGAGGAGGATATGCGCAAAGCCGGCGTGCAGGATATGAAAGGCTGCATTGACACCATGCAGGAAGTCTTTTCCCTGATGAACAAGGGTGATTACCGTATGGGCGGACCCAGCGGAAACGACCACGGCATTAAGATGAGTTTTCCGAAAGCGTCCACCATTCCGGATATGCCGCTGGATGCACCAGATAGGCGCTTTTTTGCAATGCCTGCTTACCTTGGCGGCAAGTTCCATATGTGCGGGATTAAATGTTACGGTTCTAACCCCCAAAACCGCATGCGCGGCCTGCCGCGCTCCATTCTGATGCTGACGCTGATGGATCCCGAAACCGGAGCGCCGCGGGCGTATATGTCTGCCAATGTACTTAGTGCCATGCGCACAGGCGCTGTGCCGGGGTTGGGTGCTCGCCTGCTTTCGGTGAAAAACCCGAAGGTCGTTTCCATTATAGGCCCGGGAGTGATGGGAAAAACGGCAATGGATGCTTTTCTAACGGAACAGCCCAGCCTTGACACCGTCAAGGTAAAAGGTCGCAGCCAAACGGGCATTGATTCTTTTCTTACCTACTGCAAACAGCACTTTCCCGGCATTCGAAACTACAGGGTCTGCAACAGCTATGAGGAGGTCTGCCGCGATGCGGATATCCTTTGCTTCGGTACCACAAACGCCGCAAAGTTCGAAGATAATCCGTACATCAAGGGGGAGTGGCTCAAGCCCGGCGCCCTGCTGATCAGTACCTCTGCGCTGCTTTTAGACGGCGATTTTTTGGCAGACTCGGCAAAGTGCAGACTGGTTACTGATAACTTCAAAATGTATGCCGGCTGGGGGGCAGGCAAGCCGTATCCTACCCAGCGGACGGTTTCGACGCTGCTGGGTATGCTGTTTTACGATCTGGTAACCGCCGGTCAAGTCAAGGAAAGTGAAATCACAGATATCGGTGCTCTCATTAACGGCCGCGCAGAGGGACGCACCTCCGCGGAGCAAATCGTTGTTTACGCGGTCGGCGGTATGCCAACGGAAGACGTCGGCTGGGGCTGCAGATGTTTGGAACGGGCAAAGGCGAGCGGCATCGGCCGCCGACTCAGCCTTTGGGAAAACCCGGCTCTGGCATAA
- a CDS encoding C-terminal binding protein, giving the protein MQEVLYYQVADTLAYEMQLLREWGVTDLCLRQENGKVPLAECARNAAGLVVEYEQVTAEKLSRMPQLKIISLQSIGYNNIDLAAATQRKICVTNAPGFCAEEVAAHTVGMMLDLARKITYFDRTVRRRQWNPLLGYPLHRLRGETVGLVYFGNIPQQMVPLLKALQMQVLVYAPTKSKAYLADFGCEKAETLDELLERADFVSLHTPLLPETTHLIGEAELKRMKKTAFLINTARGAVVDEPALVQALKTGEILGAGIDVIEDETNAQSELFQLENTVITPHAAFISEESFYDARKKALAQLVQRLSKGERPEFLVNPDVSF; this is encoded by the coding sequence ATGCAGGAGGTTCTGTATTATCAGGTTGCTGACACATTGGCGTACGAAATGCAGCTGCTGCGGGAGTGGGGCGTAACAGACCTATGCCTGCGACAGGAAAACGGGAAGGTGCCCCTGGCAGAATGTGCCCGAAACGCCGCCGGGCTTGTGGTGGAGTATGAGCAGGTGACAGCGGAAAAACTATCGCGGATGCCGCAGCTGAAAATTATTTCACTCCAATCCATCGGCTACAACAACATCGACCTTGCCGCCGCGACGCAGCGAAAAATCTGCGTAACCAACGCGCCCGGCTTTTGCGCGGAAGAAGTGGCTGCGCACACCGTGGGCATGATGTTAGATCTTGCCCGCAAGATTACTTACTTTGACCGTACCGTTCGCCGCAGGCAGTGGAATCCACTGCTTGGGTATCCGCTGCACCGGCTGCGCGGCGAAACCGTGGGCCTTGTTTACTTCGGAAATATTCCCCAACAAATGGTTCCGCTGCTGAAAGCCCTGCAAATGCAGGTACTGGTATATGCCCCGACAAAGTCAAAGGCATACCTTGCGGACTTCGGCTGCGAGAAAGCGGAAACCCTGGACGAACTGTTGGAACGTGCGGACTTCGTTTCCCTGCACACCCCGCTGCTGCCGGAAACAACCCATCTGATTGGAGAAGCAGAACTCAAACGCATGAAAAAAACCGCATTCCTGATTAACACGGCACGCGGCGCCGTTGTGGACGAACCGGCACTGGTGCAGGCGTTGAAAACGGGCGAAATCCTGGGTGCCGGCATTGATGTCATTGAAGATGAAACAAACGCACAGAGCGAACTATTCCAGTTGGAAAACACGGTAATTACACCGCACGCAGCTTTTATTTCGGAGGAATCCTTTTACGATGCGCGTAAAAAAGCGCTTGCACAGCTGGTACAGCGTCTCAGCAAGGGTGAGCGACCGGAGTTTCTGGTGAATCCGGACGTTTCCTTCTGA
- a CDS encoding amino acid ABC transporter ATP-binding protein — protein sequence MDAVTQAPLLKMEHISKRFGDNPVLQDIDFQTFPQDVVCIIGASGSGKSTLLRCINRLETPTSGEITFHDTSIFSRNFNLSAYHAQVGMVFQSFNLFHNLTVLENCMLGTRKVLKKSKEEARTLAIKYLTKVGMAPYINAKPAQLSGGQQQRVAIARALAMEPEVLLFDEPTSALDPQMVGEVLQVMRSLAKEGLTMIIVTHEMAFAKDVSTRVIFMDQGVIAEEGTPAQIFDQPQNPRTQEFLSRFINS from the coding sequence ATGGATGCGGTAACTCAGGCGCCTCTTTTAAAGATGGAGCATATCAGCAAAAGATTTGGTGATAACCCGGTTTTGCAGGACATTGACTTTCAGACCTTTCCGCAGGACGTTGTGTGCATCATCGGTGCTTCCGGTTCCGGCAAGTCAACCCTTCTGCGCTGTATTAACCGTCTGGAAACGCCCACCTCCGGCGAAATTACCTTTCATGATACCAGCATTTTTTCCCGCAATTTCAATCTAAGCGCTTACCATGCGCAGGTGGGCATGGTGTTTCAGTCCTTTAATCTGTTTCACAATCTGACCGTTCTCGAAAACTGTATGCTCGGTACGCGGAAAGTGCTGAAAAAGAGCAAAGAAGAAGCCCGCACCCTCGCCATCAAGTACCTGACCAAGGTGGGCATGGCACCGTACATCAACGCGAAACCCGCGCAGCTTTCCGGCGGGCAGCAGCAGCGCGTTGCCATCGCGCGCGCGCTGGCGATGGAGCCCGAGGTGCTGCTTTTTGACGAACCAACCAGCGCACTGGACCCGCAAATGGTTGGAGAAGTGCTGCAGGTTATGCGCAGCCTTGCAAAGGAAGGACTTACCATGATTATTGTGACACACGAAATGGCCTTTGCAAAGGATGTTTCCACACGGGTCATTTTTATGGATCAGGGCGTCATTGCCGAGGAGGGCACCCCTGCGCAGATTTTTGATCAGCCGCAGAATCCCCGTACACAGGAATTTCTCTCCCGCTTTATCAATTCGTAA